A single Lolium perenne isolate Kyuss_39 chromosome 6, Kyuss_2.0, whole genome shotgun sequence DNA region contains:
- the LOC127334449 gene encoding glyoxylate/succinic semialdehyde reductase 1 gives MEVGFLGLGIMGKAMAANLLRHGFRVTVWNRTLSKCDELVAMGATVGETPAAVVTKCKYTIAMLSDPSAALSVVFDKDGVLEQIGEGKGYVDMSTVDAATSCKISEAVKQKGGAFVEAPVSGSKKPAEDGQLVILAAGDKALYDDMVPAFDVLGKRSFFLGEIGNGAKMKLVVNMIMGSMMNAFSEGLCLADKSGLSPQTLLDVLDLGAVANPMFKMKGPSMLQGSYNPAFPLKHQQKDMRLALSLGDETAVAMPVAAAANEAFKKARSLGLGDLDFSAVHEVLKGAGGSA, from the exons ATGGAGGTGGGCTTCTTGGGGCTGGGCATCATGGGGAAGGCAATGGCGGCCAACCTCCTCCGCCACGGCTTCCGCGTCACCGTCTGGAACCGGACCCTCTCCAAG TGCGACGAGCTCGTCGCCATGGGCGCCACCGTCGGGGAGACGCCGGCGGCCGTCGTCACCAAGTGCAAGTACACCATCGCCATGCTCTCCGATCCCAGCGCCGCGCTATCC GTTGTTTTCGACAAGGACGGTGTGCTCGAGCAAATCGGGGAGGGGAAGGGCTATGTGGACATGTCCACTGTTGATGCCGCAACTTCTTGCAAGATAAGCGAG GCAGTTAAACAAAAAGGCGGAGCTTTTGTTGAAGCTCCAGTTTCAGGGAGCAAGAAGCCAGCTGAAGATGGTCAATTGGTCATTCTTGCTGCAGGGGACAAG GCACTATATGATGACATGGTCCCTGCATTCGATGTACTTGGGAAAAGGTCATTCTTTCTGGGGGAGATAGGAAATGGAGCAAAGATGAAACTGGTGGTCAACATGATCATGGGAAG TATGATGAATGCTTTTTCTGAGGGACTGTGTTTGGCTGACAAAAGTGGGTTGAGCCCCCAGACGCTTCTTGATGTCCTG GACCTCGGCGCGGTCGCAAATCCGATGTTCAAGATGAAAGGGCCTTCAATGTTGCAGGGCAGCTACAATCCTGCATTCCCCCTCAAGCATCAGCAGAAGGATATGAGGTTGGCTCTTTCCCTAGGAGATGAAACTGCTGTGGCCATGCCAGTCGCAGCTGCTGCCAATGAG gcattcaagaaagcaagaagtTTGGGACTAGGGGACCTGGATTTTTCAGCGGTCCACGAGGTGTTGAAAGGAGCAGGTGGCTCAGCTTGA
- the LOC127334448 gene encoding glutathione S-transferase Z1 has product MAEPCAPASRPILYSYWRSSCSHRVRIALNLKGVDYEYKAVNLLKGEQSDPEFMKINPMKFVPALVDDDAVIGDSYAIALYLEDKYPEPPLLPKDLKMKALNIQIASIVCSGIQPLHNLTLLRYIEQKVGTGESVPWVQQQIDKGFTAVENMIKGCAGKYATGDEVQLADVFLAPQIFGAVTRFQIDMSNYPTLARVHDEYMRHPAFQAALPDRQPDAPSSA; this is encoded by the exons ATGGCGGAGCCGTGCGCGCCGGCGTCGAGGCCGATCCTGTACTCGTACTGGCGCAGCTCCTGCTCCCACCGCGTCCGCATCGCGCTCAATCTCAAAG GTGTGGATTACGAGTACAAGGCGGTGAACCTCCTCAAGGGCGAGCAGTCTGATCCCG AGTTCATGAAGATTAACCCTATGAAGTTCGTCCCTGCGTTGGTCGACGACGATGCAGTAATCGGTGACTCTTACGCTATAGCATTG TATTTGGAGGACAAGTACCCTGAGCCGCCTCTTCTGCCTAAAGACCTTAAAATGAAGGCCTTGAATATCCAG ATAGCAAGCATTGTGTGTTCTGGTATTCAACCTCTTCACAATCTCACCTTGCTG AGATACATTGAGCAAAAGGTTGGTACAGGGGAGAGCGTCCCGTGGGTCCAACAACAGATTGATAAAGGTTTCACAG CTGTTGAGAACATGATAAAAGGCTGTGCTGGGAAGTATGCTACTGGAGATGAAGTCCAGCTG GCAGACGTATTCCTTGCACCCCAGATTTTTGGTGCAGTAACTCGCTTTCAAATTGATATG TCAAACTATCCTACCCTCGCGAGGGTCCATGATGAGTATATGAGACACCCTGCATTTCAAGCTGCGCTCCCTGATAGGCAGCCAGACGCCCCTTCCTCTGCCTAG